Proteins encoded in a region of the Triticum dicoccoides isolate Atlit2015 ecotype Zavitan chromosome 3A, WEW_v2.0, whole genome shotgun sequence genome:
- the LOC119268210 gene encoding vacuolar-processing enzyme-like, with amino-acid sequence MAMASFRPLPLALLLAACLSALVLAVAHARTPRLEPTIRLPSQRAAGQENDGSVGTRWAVLIAGSNGYYNYRHQADICHAYQIMKKGGLKDENIIVFMYDDIAHNPENPRPGVIINHPQGGDVYAGVPKDYTGKEVNVKNFFAVLLGNKTAVSGGNGKVVDSGPNDHIFVFYSDHGGPGVLGMPTYPYLYGDDLVDVLKKKHAAGTYKSLVFYLEACESGSIFEGLLPNDIGVYATTASNAEESSWGTYCPGEYPSPPPEYDTCLGDLYSISWMEDSDVHNLRTESLKQQYNLVKKRTAAQDSYSYGSHVMQYGSLDLNAEHLFSYIGSNPANENTTFVEDNALPSFSRAVNQRDADLVYFWQKYRKLAESSPEKNDARKQLLEMMGHRSHIDNSIELIGNLLFGSAGGPMVLKAVRPAGEPLVDDWSCLKSTVRTFESQCGSLAQYGMKHMRSFANICNAGIVPEATAKVAAQACTSIPTNPWSATHKGFSA; translated from the exons ATGGCGATGGCGTCCTTTCGCCCCCTTCCTCTCGCGCTCCTGCTCGCCGCGTGCCTCTCCGCGCTCGTGCTGGCCGTGGCGCACGCGCGGACCCCACGGCTGGAGCCCACCATCCGGCTGCCGTCGCAGCGCGCCGCCGGGCAGGAGAACGATGGCTCCGTCGGGACCAGGTGGGCCGTCCTCATCGCCGGCTCCAACGGCTACTACAACTACCGCCACCAG GCGGATATCTGCCACGCCTACCAGATCATGAAGAAGGGTGGTCTCAAGGATGAGAACATCATCGTATTCATGTACGATGACATTGCGCACAACCCGGAGAACCCGAGGCCGGGCGTCATCATCAACCACCCCCAGGGTGGAGATGTCTATGCTGGGGTCCCTAAG GACTACACTGGAAAGGAGGTTAATGTCAAGAACTTCTTTGCTGTCCTGCTCGGTAATAAAACCGCGGTGAGTGGTGGGAACGGCAAAGTTGTGGACAGTGGCCCTAATGATCACATTTTTGTGTTTTACAGTGACCATGGGGGTCCTGGGGTCCTTG GGATGCCTACCTATCCATACCTTTACGGTGACGATCTTGTAGATGTCCTGAAGAAAAAGCACGCTGCTGGAACCTACAAAAGCCTG GTATTTTACCTTGAAGCCTGCGAATCTGGGAGCATCTTTGAGGGACTTCTGCCAAATGACATCGGTGTCTATGCGACCACCGCTTCGAATGCAGAGGAAAGCAGTTGGGGAACGTATTGCCCCGGCGAGTACCCGAGCCCTCCGCCGGAATATGACACTTGCTTGGGCGACCTGTACAGCATTTCTTGGATGGAAGACAG TGATGTCCACAACCTGAGAACTGAATCTCTCAAGCAGCAGTATAACCTG GTCAAGAAGAGAACGGCAGCTCAGGACTCATACAGCTATGGTTCCCATGTGATGCAATACGGTTCTTTGGACCTGAATGCTGAACATTTGTTCTCGTACATTGGGTCAAACCCTGCTAACGAGAACACTACATTTGTTGAAGATAACGCACTGCCATCATTCTCAAGAGCTGTTAATCAGAGGGATGCTGATCTTGTTTATTTCTGGCAGAAG TACCGGAAATTGGCCGAGAGCTCCCCTGAGAAAAACGATGCTCGGAAGCAATTGCTTGAAATGATGGGTCATAGATCTCATATTGACAACAGCATCGAGCTGATTGGAAACCTTCTGTTTGGTTCTGCGGGTGGTCCGATGGTTCTAAAGGCTGTTCGCCCAGCTGGTGAGCCTCTTGTTGATGACTGGAGTTGTCTCAAGTCTACG GTGCGCACTTTTGAATCACAATGTGGCTCACTGGCGCAGTATGGAATGAAGCACATGCGGTCCTTTGCAAACATCTGCAATGCCGGCATTGTTCCTGAAGCGACGGCAAAGGTTGCTGCTCAGGCATGCACGAGCATCCCAACCAACCCCTGGAGTGCCACACACAAGGGTTTTAGTGCTTAA